The following proteins are co-located in the Streptomyces sp. NBC_01198 genome:
- a CDS encoding carbohydrate ABC transporter permease, with protein sequence MTTIPLAPRPSRTPGATGTAAVRARRISARVLVGGLLALYGVISVYPFLWMVSAAFKNQIEVVRGGHLIPQHPTFDTLANTWNQLHFFRYFMNSLEVSALTVVLTLVVYAAAGYAFAVLDFPGRGALQKLFVALLFVPGVTVMLPIVLLENKMGILGTHIGLVLPFVNGGAPLSVLLMTGAFSSVPKELRESARVDGANEFHIFTRIYLPLTRPALITVALITAIPTWNEYLLTRVSLNSESTYTLPVGLQTLAAQNVPHYNDLMAGALIVVVPVILLFLSLQRYFVNGLTGAVKG encoded by the coding sequence ATGACAACGATTCCCCTCGCCCCGCGGCCCTCGCGCACGCCCGGCGCCACCGGCACCGCAGCGGTCCGCGCCCGCAGGATCAGCGCCCGGGTGCTGGTGGGCGGCCTGCTCGCGCTGTACGGCGTGATCAGCGTCTACCCCTTCTTGTGGATGGTCTCCGCCGCGTTCAAGAACCAGATCGAGGTGGTGCGCGGCGGCCATCTCATCCCGCAGCACCCGACCTTCGACACGCTGGCCAACACCTGGAACCAGCTGCACTTCTTCCGCTACTTCATGAACAGCCTGGAGGTCTCCGCGCTGACCGTGGTGCTGACGCTGGTGGTCTACGCGGCCGCCGGCTACGCCTTCGCGGTGCTGGACTTCCCCGGCCGCGGGGCGCTGCAGAAGCTCTTCGTGGCGCTGCTCTTCGTCCCCGGTGTGACGGTGATGCTGCCGATCGTGCTGCTGGAGAACAAGATGGGCATCCTGGGCACCCATATCGGCCTGGTGCTGCCCTTCGTCAACGGCGGGGCGCCGCTGTCGGTGCTGCTGATGACCGGGGCCTTCTCCTCGGTGCCCAAGGAGCTGCGGGAGTCGGCGCGGGTGGACGGCGCCAACGAGTTCCACATCTTCACCCGCATCTACCTGCCGCTGACCCGGCCTGCGCTGATCACGGTGGCGCTGATCACCGCGATCCCCACCTGGAACGAGTACCTGCTGACCCGGGTGTCGCTGAACAGCGAGAGCACGTACACCCTGCCGGTGGGCCTGCAGACCCTCGCGGCGCAGAACGTGCCGCACTACAACGACCTGATGGCCGGCGCGCTGATCGTGGTGGTGCCGGTGATCCTGCTCTTCCTGAGCCTGCAGCGCTACTTCGTCAACGGCCTGACCGGGGCGGTGAAGGGCTGA
- a CDS encoding IclR family transcriptional regulator — MAEAARGRKPDEVKSAARVLEVLELLGVRGARLSLAEMAAAMAVPKSSLHAILRTMEARRWVDLDPSGTRYGIGLKALLTGTAYLEGDDVTSLAGPVLDALAEETGEAVHLGRLDGTHVVYLAKRESRHALRMYSAVGRRLPAHATGLGKAVLSQFDHAEVQRRLDWPLERLTPSTVTDPDAFLAQLAETRLRGWAVDDGENSVDIRCVAVALGGGQGMDAISCSAPASRMDDARLEEVAQAVTEAAHSLSTLLKRLGQH, encoded by the coding sequence GTGGCAGAAGCGGCGCGCGGGCGGAAGCCCGACGAGGTGAAGTCCGCGGCTCGCGTCCTGGAGGTGCTCGAACTGCTGGGCGTGCGGGGCGCCCGGCTCTCGCTGGCGGAGATGGCCGCGGCCATGGCCGTGCCCAAGAGCAGCCTGCACGCGATCCTGCGGACCATGGAGGCCCGCAGATGGGTCGATCTCGACCCCTCGGGCACCCGGTACGGCATCGGGCTGAAGGCCCTTCTGACCGGCACGGCCTACCTGGAGGGCGACGACGTCACGAGCCTCGCCGGACCCGTGCTCGACGCGCTCGCCGAGGAGACCGGCGAGGCCGTGCACCTGGGCAGGCTGGACGGCACCCACGTCGTCTACCTGGCCAAACGCGAGTCGCGGCACGCCCTGCGGATGTATTCGGCGGTGGGCCGCAGGCTGCCGGCGCACGCCACGGGACTGGGCAAGGCGGTGCTCTCGCAGTTCGACCACGCGGAGGTCCAGCGCCGGCTGGACTGGCCGCTGGAGCGGCTGACCCCGAGCACCGTCACCGACCCGGACGCCTTCCTCGCCCAGCTGGCCGAGACCCGGCTGCGCGGCTGGGCGGTGGACGACGGTGAGAACTCGGTGGACATCCGCTGCGTGGCGGTGGCGCTCGGCGGCGGGCAGGGCATGGACGCGATCAGCTGCTCGGCGCCCGCGAGCCGGATGGACGACGCCCGGCTCGAAGAGGTCGCGCAGGCCGTCACCGAGGCCGCCCACAGCCTCAGCACCCTGCTCAAACGCCTCGGACAGCACTGA
- a CDS encoding alpha-mannosidase, with protein MHDDRHIVEERITKFLAQVVRPALYGDTVDLGLAAWHVPGEPVPVADALAASYAPMAIGDTWGGPWSTSWLKVTGNIPREWAGRRVEAVFDLGFDLSMGPGGQAEGFVHDAAGSPVQGLHPHHRSVLLAEPAAGGEPVDLLVELAANPMIEGAKSVGTHFGSRQTAGTDHLYQLRAAHLAVREDAVWHLVHDIEVLDELMRQLPVGGSRRHEILRALARAIDAVDVTDVAGTAQAARDELADVLSRPAYASAHTVTAVGHAHIDSAWLWPIRETVRKCARTFTNMTTLAEEYPELVFACSSAQQYAWIKDRRPEIFERIKKAVSEGNWAPVGGMWVEADGNLPGGEALARQLVFGRRFFAEEFGITQEGVWLPDSFGYTAAYPQLARLAGASWFLTQKLSWNETNRLPHHTFDWEGIDGTRIFTHFPPVDTYNASLTGAELAHAENNFADKGAATRSLAPFGFGDGGGGPTREMLEKARRLRNLEGSTRVEVGDPADFFAAARAEYDRLPVWRGELYLENHRGTYTSQARTKQGNRRAEALLREAELWSVAAAVRRGAPYPYERLESIWQRVLLHQFHDILPGSSIAWVHQEAEAVHAELQAELAEVIGTALDGGEGLAFFNAGPYARREVTVLPAGVAAEGGQRLGDGRQAVLVEAPPLGTGRAVESGLPPVTASTEDGTTVLDNGVLRVRIDAAGLVRSILDLRARREAIAPGGAGNLLQLHPDDPNLWSAWNIDGYYRDTVRDLDEAVSVRLAESGPLLASVRVERAFGASHLVQHLELTAGSPRLTVRTDIDWQERDTLLKAAWPVNVHADTESAEIQFGHVRRPTHENTSWDAARFELWAHRWVHIGEHGWGAAVVNDSTYGHDVSRHTRDDGGTTTTLRLSLLRSPHSPDPQADRGRHRFCYALVVGAGIGDAVAAGYALNLPLRPAAAAPAGGAALITVDNPDITVETVKLADDRSGDVVVRLYESRGGTARGTLRADFAVAGAEITDLLENPVDRLDAEPGGALPLDLRPFQILTLRLRRT; from the coding sequence GTGCATGACGACCGGCACATCGTCGAAGAGCGGATCACCAAATTCCTGGCCCAGGTGGTCAGACCCGCACTCTACGGAGACACCGTGGACCTGGGCCTCGCCGCCTGGCACGTCCCCGGCGAACCCGTCCCGGTGGCCGACGCCCTGGCGGCGTCCTACGCCCCCATGGCGATCGGCGACACCTGGGGCGGGCCCTGGTCGACCAGCTGGCTCAAGGTCACCGGCAACATCCCGCGGGAGTGGGCCGGGCGGCGGGTCGAGGCGGTCTTCGACCTGGGCTTCGACCTGTCCATGGGCCCCGGCGGCCAGGCCGAGGGATTCGTGCACGACGCCGCGGGCTCGCCCGTCCAGGGGCTGCACCCGCACCACCGCAGCGTGCTGCTCGCCGAACCGGCGGCCGGCGGTGAGCCGGTGGACCTGCTGGTGGAGCTGGCCGCCAACCCGATGATCGAGGGCGCCAAGTCGGTCGGCACCCACTTCGGCTCCCGGCAGACCGCCGGCACCGACCACCTCTACCAGCTGCGAGCCGCGCACCTCGCGGTCCGCGAGGACGCGGTGTGGCACCTGGTGCACGACATCGAGGTGCTCGACGAGCTGATGCGGCAGCTGCCGGTGGGCGGTTCGCGCCGGCACGAGATCCTGCGGGCGCTGGCCCGGGCGATCGACGCGGTCGACGTCACGGACGTGGCCGGCACCGCGCAGGCCGCCCGCGACGAGCTCGCCGACGTGCTGTCCAGGCCCGCGTACGCCTCGGCCCACACCGTCACCGCGGTGGGCCACGCCCACATCGACTCGGCGTGGCTGTGGCCGATCCGGGAGACGGTACGCAAGTGCGCCCGCACCTTCACCAACATGACCACCCTCGCCGAGGAGTACCCGGAACTGGTCTTCGCCTGCTCCTCCGCGCAGCAGTACGCGTGGATCAAGGACCGCCGCCCGGAGATCTTCGAGCGGATCAAGAAAGCGGTGAGCGAGGGCAACTGGGCGCCGGTCGGGGGCATGTGGGTGGAGGCCGACGGCAATCTGCCCGGCGGTGAGGCACTGGCCAGGCAGCTGGTCTTCGGCCGCCGCTTCTTCGCTGAGGAGTTCGGCATCACCCAGGAGGGGGTGTGGCTGCCGGACTCCTTCGGCTACACCGCCGCCTACCCGCAGCTGGCCAGGCTGGCCGGGGCGAGCTGGTTCCTCACCCAGAAGCTGTCGTGGAACGAGACCAACCGGCTGCCGCACCACACCTTCGACTGGGAGGGCATCGACGGCACCCGGATCTTCACCCACTTCCCGCCGGTCGACACCTACAACGCCAGCCTGACCGGCGCCGAACTGGCGCACGCCGAGAACAACTTCGCCGACAAGGGCGCGGCCACCCGCTCGCTGGCCCCCTTCGGCTTCGGCGACGGCGGCGGCGGCCCGACCCGGGAGATGCTGGAGAAGGCCCGCAGGCTGCGCAACCTGGAGGGCTCCACCCGCGTCGAGGTCGGCGACCCGGCGGACTTCTTCGCGGCGGCCCGCGCCGAATACGACCGGCTGCCGGTCTGGCGCGGCGAGCTGTACCTGGAGAACCACCGCGGCACGTACACCAGCCAGGCCCGCACCAAGCAGGGCAACCGGCGGGCCGAGGCGCTGCTGCGGGAGGCCGAGCTGTGGTCGGTGGCCGCGGCGGTACGCCGTGGCGCGCCCTATCCGTACGAGCGGCTGGAGTCGATCTGGCAGCGGGTGCTGCTGCACCAGTTCCACGACATCCTGCCCGGCTCCTCGATCGCCTGGGTGCACCAGGAGGCCGAGGCGGTGCACGCCGAACTGCAGGCCGAGCTGGCCGAGGTGATCGGTACGGCGCTGGACGGCGGTGAGGGTCTGGCCTTCTTCAACGCCGGGCCCTACGCCCGCCGCGAGGTGACCGTACTGCCGGCCGGCGTGGCGGCCGAGGGCGGCCAGCGCCTCGGCGACGGGCGGCAGGCGGTCCTGGTGGAGGCGCCGCCGCTCGGCACCGGCCGGGCGGTGGAGTCCGGGCTGCCGCCGGTCACCGCGAGCACCGAGGACGGCACCACCGTGCTGGACAACGGGGTGCTGCGGGTGCGGATCGACGCCGCCGGGCTGGTGCGCTCGATCCTCGACCTGCGGGCCCGCCGGGAGGCCATCGCGCCGGGCGGCGCCGGCAACCTGCTGCAACTGCACCCCGACGACCCGAACCTGTGGAGCGCCTGGAACATCGACGGCTACTACCGGGACACCGTCAGGGACCTCGACGAGGCGGTGTCGGTGCGGCTGGCCGAGTCGGGGCCGCTGCTGGCCTCGGTGCGGGTGGAGCGCGCCTTCGGCGCCTCGCACCTGGTGCAGCACCTGGAACTGACCGCGGGCAGCCCCCGGCTCACCGTCAGGACCGACATCGACTGGCAGGAGCGCGACACCCTGCTCAAGGCCGCGTGGCCGGTCAACGTGCACGCCGACACCGAGAGCGCGGAGATCCAGTTCGGGCACGTACGGCGCCCCACCCACGAGAACACCAGCTGGGACGCGGCCCGTTTCGAGCTGTGGGCGCACCGCTGGGTGCACATCGGCGAGCACGGCTGGGGCGCGGCGGTCGTCAACGACTCGACCTACGGCCACGACGTGTCCCGGCACACCCGCGACGACGGCGGCACCACGACCACCCTGCGGCTCTCGCTGCTGCGCTCCCCGCACAGCCCCGACCCGCAGGCCGACCGCGGCCGGCACCGGTTCTGCTACGCGCTGGTGGTCGGCGCGGGCATCGGCGACGCCGTCGCCGCGGGCTACGCGCTCAACCTGCCGCTGCGCCCGGCGGCCGCGGCGCCGGCCGGCGGGGCGGCGCTGATCACCGTGGACAACCCGGACATCACGGTGGAGACCGTCAAGCTCGCCGACGACCGGTCGGGCGACGTCGTGGTGCGGTTGTACGAGTCGCGCGGCGGCACCGCCCGCGGCACGCTGCGGGCCGACTTCGCGGTGGCCGGCGCGGAGATCACCGATCTGCTGGAGAACCCGGTGGACCGGCTCGACGCGGAGCCCGGCGGCGCGCTGCCGCTCGACCTGCGCCCGTTCCAGATCCTCACGCTCCGGCTGCGCCGGACCTGA
- a CDS encoding ThuA domain-containing protein: MTDPIRKALVVRGGWPGHAPVEITDLFLPFLKDQGFTVEVSDTLDVYADAERLAATDLIVQCWTMGEITGEQSRGLADAVRAGTGFAGWHGGIIDSFRGDVDYVRLTGGQFLMHPPGFVDYTVGLGPVEHPITAGLADFAVHTEHYWVATDPANEVLAASVFPAGGDRPQDVVMPQVWTRAYGAGRVFVSAIGHKADDFDVPEVRAITERGLLWASR, from the coding sequence GTGACCGATCCGATTCGGAAGGCCCTCGTCGTCCGCGGCGGCTGGCCGGGACATGCGCCGGTGGAGATCACCGACCTGTTCCTGCCCTTCCTGAAGGACCAGGGTTTCACCGTCGAGGTCTCCGACACGCTCGACGTCTACGCCGACGCCGAGCGGCTGGCCGCGACCGATCTGATCGTCCAGTGCTGGACGATGGGCGAGATCACCGGGGAGCAGAGCCGCGGGCTGGCCGACGCGGTCCGGGCCGGCACCGGCTTCGCCGGCTGGCACGGCGGGATCATCGACTCCTTCCGCGGCGACGTGGACTACGTACGGCTGACCGGCGGCCAGTTCCTGATGCACCCGCCGGGATTCGTCGACTACACCGTCGGCCTCGGGCCCGTCGAGCACCCGATCACCGCGGGCCTGGCGGACTTCGCGGTGCACACCGAGCACTACTGGGTGGCCACCGACCCGGCGAACGAGGTGCTGGCCGCCTCGGTCTTCCCGGCCGGCGGCGATCGCCCGCAGGATGTGGTGATGCCGCAGGTGTGGACCAGGGCCTACGGGGCGGGGCGGGTCTTCGTCTCCGCGATCGGACACAAGGCCGACGACTTCGACGTGCCCGAGGTGCGGGCGATCACCGAGAGGGGACTGCTGTGGGCCAGCCGTTGA
- a CDS encoding NAD-dependent epimerase/dehydratase family protein produces MRILVTGAAGHIGGHVTEELLAAGHRLVLTDLTPIDEPRAQRVHTGDLQDPDLVRKAVDGVEAVVHLGAIPHPNVDDPSAMFAANCHTAYRVFDEAGAAGARRVVAASSMAAAGLAWSPVPVSPAYVPLDEAHPSLVRDPYGLSKVVLEEVAAAAHRRWGLDSVCMRFPFTGAGERLDHFLATCAADPAAQRHDLWGWLHTLDAAHAIRLALEGDSRGSRVINVTAADTTSTVPSAELMAAHHPGVPVPPSVTGHGSLFDTTACTDLLGFVPRRTWRTPRGAS; encoded by the coding sequence ATGCGGATCCTGGTGACGGGGGCCGCCGGGCACATCGGCGGCCATGTCACGGAAGAGCTGCTGGCGGCCGGGCACCGGCTGGTGCTGACCGACCTGACCCCGATCGACGAACCGCGGGCCCAACGGGTGCACACCGGCGACCTGCAGGACCCCGACCTGGTGCGCAAGGCCGTGGACGGCGTCGAGGCTGTGGTGCACCTGGGGGCGATCCCGCACCCCAACGTGGACGACCCCAGCGCGATGTTCGCCGCCAACTGCCACACCGCGTACCGGGTCTTCGACGAGGCCGGCGCGGCCGGGGCGCGAAGGGTGGTCGCCGCCTCCAGCATGGCGGCGGCCGGCCTCGCCTGGTCGCCGGTGCCGGTCTCACCGGCGTACGTACCGCTGGACGAGGCGCACCCGAGCCTGGTCCGCGACCCCTACGGGCTGTCCAAGGTGGTCCTTGAGGAGGTCGCGGCGGCGGCGCACCGGCGCTGGGGGCTCGACTCGGTGTGCATGCGCTTCCCCTTCACCGGCGCCGGCGAGCGCCTCGACCACTTCCTCGCCACCTGCGCCGCGGACCCCGCAGCCCAGCGGCACGACCTGTGGGGCTGGCTGCACACCCTCGACGCGGCGCACGCGATCCGGCTCGCGCTCGAGGGCGACAGCCGCGGCTCCCGGGTCATCAACGTGACGGCGGCCGACACCACGTCCACCGTGCCGTCCGCCGAACTGATGGCCGCCCACCACCCCGGCGTGCCCGTACCGCCCTCGGTCACCGGGCACGGCAGCCTGTTCGACACCACCGCCTGCACCGATCTGCTGGGGTTCGTCCCCCGGCGCACCTGGCGTACTCCCCGAGGAGCGAGTTGA
- a CDS encoding carbohydrate ABC transporter permease translates to MTTAPRPALTETAAAGRGPAPRPAGTADPDGGRRVLRRRSYEAISGYLFVAPAVILFAVMGLYTVGYGFLLSFARWNGFAPHWDWVGLQNYKDLLWQNPAYAPRLHHAAIHTLYVMVAVPLLTVLVSFPLAVLLNSAKRMQDVLRSVYFVPYVTSGIAVFFAWQYILQPDGAVNSVLGSLGMGSLSQPQGWLGNPSTALPTMIVVTVWGAVPVAMLLYLTGLQGIDRSVLEASQLDGAGWWRTNVSVVWPLVRPITSIVVLLNLRDSLQGFQTFLVMTNGGPGDHTNVLGLEAYRLAFLKDLAPTLGLASALGWILFAAALVIALINLRVMRSRT, encoded by the coding sequence GTGACCACCGCACCCCGTCCCGCACTGACGGAGACGGCCGCCGCCGGCCGGGGACCCGCTCCCCGGCCGGCGGGAACGGCCGACCCCGACGGCGGCCGGCGCGTCCTGCGCCGCCGCAGCTACGAGGCAATCTCCGGCTATCTCTTCGTCGCCCCCGCCGTGATCCTCTTCGCGGTCATGGGCCTGTACACGGTCGGCTACGGCTTCCTGCTGAGCTTCGCCCGGTGGAACGGCTTCGCGCCGCACTGGGACTGGGTGGGCCTGCAGAACTACAAGGACCTGCTCTGGCAGAACCCGGCCTACGCACCGCGGCTGCACCACGCGGCGATCCACACGCTGTACGTGATGGTCGCCGTCCCGCTGCTGACCGTGCTGGTGTCCTTCCCGCTCGCGGTGCTGCTCAACTCGGCCAAGCGGATGCAGGACGTGCTGCGCTCGGTCTACTTCGTGCCCTACGTGACCAGCGGCATCGCGGTCTTCTTCGCCTGGCAGTACATCCTGCAGCCGGACGGCGCGGTCAACAGCGTGCTCGGCAGCCTCGGCATGGGCTCGCTGTCCCAGCCGCAGGGCTGGCTCGGCAACCCCAGCACCGCGCTGCCCACCATGATCGTGGTCACCGTGTGGGGTGCGGTGCCGGTGGCGATGCTGCTCTACCTGACGGGCCTGCAGGGCATCGACCGCAGCGTGCTGGAAGCCTCGCAGCTGGACGGCGCCGGCTGGTGGCGCACCAACGTCTCGGTGGTGTGGCCGCTGGTGCGGCCGATCACCTCGATCGTGGTGCTGCTCAACCTGCGCGACTCGCTGCAGGGCTTCCAGACCTTCCTGGTGATGACCAACGGCGGCCCGGGCGACCACACCAACGTGCTGGGCCTTGAGGCCTACCGGCTGGCCTTCCTCAAGGACCTCGCGCCGACCCTCGGGCTCGCCAGCGCGCTGGGCTGGATCCTCTTCGCCGCCGCGCTGGTCATCGCGCTGATCAACCTGCGAGTCATGCGGAGCAGAACATGA
- a CDS encoding enolase C-terminal domain-like protein, protein MALPDAGLAPLAPAPWVEERGATLRITAVRTFLTAPHGCPHLIVRVETNDPGLYGLGCASDPQRTLAVRSVLDDYVAPLLAGRDPDDIEDIHRLLLNSGYWRGGSVTGNALGGVDVALWDLKAKRLGVPLHSLFGGQVRAFAEAYTHVDGRDAAEIADKVLAARQRGYRHVRIQAAVPGADTYGAAGGGTADPEAVRTRRAPWDSAGYLRHVPAVLTRVREIVGDEVELLHDVHERLDPRQARDFLRRIEDAGLYFVEDLLAPEDAGHFKRLHDASPVPLAVGELFHDPAQFTALLAGPDIDFARIRVPTLGGLTPARKIAALCELRGVRLAPHGPADVSPVAQAATLAMDISSHAFGVQEAAVFKSPVHEVFPGTIVARDGGLRPHNTPGHGVDFDEAAARRHPVPEPLAHDRWALLRNTDGSVQRP, encoded by the coding sequence ATGGCTTTGCCTGATGCCGGCCTCGCGCCGCTCGCGCCCGCACCCTGGGTCGAGGAGCGTGGTGCCACCCTCCGCATCACGGCCGTCCGCACGTTCCTGACAGCCCCGCACGGCTGTCCCCACCTCATCGTCCGCGTCGAGACCAATGACCCAGGACTCTACGGCCTCGGCTGCGCGAGCGACCCCCAGCGTACGCTCGCCGTCCGCTCGGTCCTCGACGACTACGTCGCCCCGCTGCTGGCGGGACGGGACCCCGACGACATCGAGGACATCCACCGGCTGCTGCTCAACAGCGGCTACTGGCGCGGCGGATCGGTCACCGGCAACGCGCTCGGCGGCGTCGACGTCGCGCTGTGGGACCTCAAGGCCAAGCGCCTCGGGGTGCCGCTGCACTCGCTGTTCGGCGGCCAGGTGCGCGCCTTCGCCGAGGCCTACACCCACGTCGACGGGCGGGACGCCGCCGAGATCGCCGACAAGGTGCTTGCCGCTCGCCAACGCGGCTACCGGCACGTGCGGATCCAGGCCGCGGTCCCCGGCGCCGACACCTACGGCGCCGCGGGCGGCGGCACCGCCGACCCCGAGGCGGTACGCACCCGGCGCGCGCCCTGGGACAGCGCCGGCTACCTGCGGCACGTGCCCGCGGTGCTCACCCGGGTGCGGGAGATCGTCGGCGACGAGGTCGAGCTGCTGCACGACGTGCACGAACGGCTCGACCCACGGCAGGCAAGGGACTTCCTGCGGCGGATCGAGGACGCCGGGCTGTACTTCGTCGAGGACCTGCTCGCCCCCGAGGACGCCGGGCACTTCAAGCGGCTGCACGACGCCTCGCCCGTACCGCTGGCGGTCGGCGAACTCTTCCACGACCCGGCGCAGTTCACCGCCCTGCTGGCCGGGCCGGACATCGACTTCGCCCGGATCAGGGTGCCCACCCTGGGCGGGCTGACCCCGGCGCGGAAGATCGCGGCGCTGTGCGAGCTGCGCGGCGTGCGGCTGGCGCCGCACGGACCGGCCGACGTCAGCCCGGTCGCGCAGGCCGCGACACTGGCGATGGACATCTCCAGCCACGCCTTCGGGGTGCAGGAGGCCGCGGTCTTCAAGTCCCCGGTGCACGAGGTCTTCCCCGGCACGATCGTCGCCAGGGACGGTGGACTGCGTCCCCACAACACCCCCGGCCACGGTGTCGACTTCGACGAGGCCGCGGCGCGCAGACACCCCGTACCCGAACCGCTGGCCCACGACCGGTGGGCCCTGCTGCGCAACACCGATGGGAGCGTGCAACGCCCGTGA
- a CDS encoding ABC transporter substrate-binding protein yields the protein MAVATVLSLTPLAACGGGSSGSGDAKSLTMWTFKQSHVAALKNAAAEFKKQTGITVTVQAYGPDDAYTTKVQAAAKTHDLPDVLEVHSDGEDFALGATGIARDISKEVGADWSGLYQKGVQASGTVTPAHYKESIPADSKSHGVKQGQRFSVPLTSGTFGIVMGNKKVLAAAGVTKPPATYEEFLTDLKATTDKDPKNGGVSLGLKVKATGLTWVLQPLAFGQLGKTSYQALWGQDAAADFSSANGQKVLGEYAQMQPYWMPGTQSLDIDAADQAFAQGKSAWDIGGTFTLAFLQQNGMNPEDVMAFGIPGPAAGAVPKPALAPLALTGLAVSGTSSHPENAEKWMKFLAQPDVASKFAKDATEVPSTELGADAASVMGATLADMTKAFAGTPENTYDPSVNDFRPGSYDQDSMAEILADLTPLKQKDVSTTGKAMAKLNNSFWATSK from the coding sequence GTGGCGGTGGCGACGGTCCTGTCGCTGACCCCGCTGGCCGCCTGCGGCGGAGGGTCTTCGGGTTCAGGGGACGCCAAGTCGCTGACGATGTGGACCTTCAAGCAGTCGCACGTCGCGGCGCTGAAGAACGCCGCGGCCGAGTTCAAGAAGCAGACCGGCATCACGGTCACCGTGCAGGCCTACGGTCCCGACGACGCCTACACCACCAAGGTCCAGGCGGCCGCGAAGACCCACGACCTGCCCGACGTGCTCGAAGTCCACTCCGACGGCGAGGACTTCGCACTCGGCGCCACCGGCATCGCCCGCGACATATCGAAGGAGGTCGGCGCCGACTGGAGCGGCCTGTACCAGAAGGGCGTCCAGGCCTCGGGCACGGTGACCCCCGCGCACTACAAGGAGTCCATCCCCGCCGACTCCAAGTCGCACGGCGTCAAGCAGGGCCAGCGCTTCAGCGTCCCGCTGACCTCGGGCACCTTCGGCATCGTGATGGGCAACAAGAAGGTGCTGGCCGCCGCGGGCGTCACCAAACCCCCGGCCACCTATGAGGAGTTCCTCACCGATCTGAAGGCCACCACCGACAAGGACCCGAAGAACGGCGGGGTCAGCCTCGGCCTGAAGGTCAAGGCCACCGGCCTGACCTGGGTGCTCCAGCCGCTGGCCTTCGGCCAGCTGGGCAAGACGAGCTACCAGGCGCTGTGGGGCCAGGACGCCGCCGCCGACTTCTCCTCGGCCAACGGCCAGAAGGTGCTCGGCGAATACGCGCAGATGCAGCCGTACTGGATGCCCGGCACCCAGAGCCTGGACATCGACGCGGCCGACCAGGCCTTCGCCCAGGGCAAGTCCGCCTGGGACATCGGCGGCACCTTCACGCTGGCCTTCCTCCAGCAGAACGGCATGAACCCCGAGGACGTGATGGCCTTCGGCATCCCCGGCCCGGCGGCCGGCGCGGTGCCCAAGCCGGCCCTCGCCCCGCTGGCCCTCACCGGCCTGGCGGTGTCGGGGACCAGCAGCCACCCGGAGAACGCCGAGAAGTGGATGAAGTTCCTGGCGCAGCCCGACGTGGCCTCGAAGTTCGCCAAGGACGCCACCGAGGTGCCCTCCACCGAACTGGGCGCGGACGCCGCATCGGTGATGGGCGCGACGCTGGCCGACATGACCAAGGCCTTCGCCGGCACCCCGGAGAACACCTACGACCCGAGCGTCAACGACTTCCGCCCGGGGAGCTACGACCAGGACTCGATGGCGGAGATCCTGGCCGACCTCACCCCGCTCAAGCAGAAGGACGTCTCGACCACCGGCAAGGCCATGGCCAAGCTCAACAACTCCTTCTGGGCGACGTCGAAGTGA